A stretch of the Arthrobacter stackebrandtii genome encodes the following:
- the argS gene encoding arginine--tRNA ligase: protein MTPEELSAAIATCLKDAVDAGDLTVPAEALPNDVRVERPKSREHGDWATNIALQLAKPAGVPPRKIAEVLQNRLSEIPGVSKVDIAGPGFLNITVDAAAAGELAKAIVEAGEGYGSNTQMAGTKINLEFVSANPTGPIHLGGTRWAAVGDSLARIFQSQGADVTREYYFNDHGNQIDKFARSLLASAKGEPAPEDGYGGAYIEDIAKEVMANNPGILDSEDPQEEFRAQGVELMFAAIRASLHEFGVDFDVYFHENSLFEDGAVDKLLEQLKGSGNMYLKDGAWWLNSTDYGDDKDRVVIKSDGNAAYIAGDIAYFKNKRDRGFDLCIYMLGADHHGYVARLKAAAAAMGDDADRVEVLIGQMVNLVRDGKPIRMSKRAGTVVTMEDLVEVVGTDAARYSLARFSSDSNIDIDLDVLTKKSNENPVFYVQYAHARTSAVGRNAAAAGVERTAFDAAALSHATESELLAVLGQYPGVLAQAAGFREPHRVARHLEVIAGAYHRWYDACRVTPMGEEAVTDTNRTRLWLNDAVGQVLANGLSLLGVSAPERM from the coding sequence GTGACTCCTGAAGAACTTTCTGCCGCCATTGCCACCTGCCTAAAAGATGCCGTCGACGCCGGTGACCTCACCGTCCCCGCCGAGGCGCTTCCCAACGATGTGCGGGTGGAACGCCCCAAGAGCCGCGAGCACGGAGACTGGGCCACCAACATCGCCCTGCAGCTGGCCAAGCCGGCCGGCGTGCCGCCGCGCAAGATCGCCGAGGTGCTGCAGAACCGCCTCAGCGAAATCCCCGGCGTCTCGAAAGTGGACATTGCCGGCCCGGGCTTCCTGAACATCACCGTGGACGCCGCCGCCGCAGGTGAACTCGCCAAGGCCATCGTTGAGGCCGGCGAAGGCTACGGCAGCAACACCCAAATGGCCGGCACCAAGATCAACCTCGAGTTCGTCTCCGCCAACCCCACGGGCCCCATCCACCTGGGCGGCACCCGCTGGGCCGCCGTTGGCGACTCCCTGGCGCGCATCTTCCAATCGCAGGGCGCCGATGTCACCCGCGAGTACTACTTCAACGACCACGGCAACCAGATCGACAAATTTGCCCGCTCACTCCTGGCCAGTGCCAAGGGCGAGCCCGCCCCGGAGGACGGCTACGGCGGCGCGTACATCGAGGACATCGCCAAGGAAGTCATGGCGAACAACCCGGGCATCCTCGACAGCGAAGACCCGCAGGAAGAGTTCCGCGCCCAGGGCGTCGAGCTCATGTTCGCCGCCATCCGCGCGTCGCTGCACGAGTTTGGCGTGGACTTTGACGTCTACTTCCACGAGAACTCCCTCTTTGAGGACGGCGCCGTGGACAAGCTCCTCGAGCAGCTCAAGGGTTCCGGCAACATGTACCTCAAGGACGGCGCCTGGTGGCTGAACTCCACCGACTACGGCGACGACAAGGACCGCGTGGTCATCAAGTCGGACGGCAACGCCGCCTACATTGCCGGTGACATCGCCTACTTCAAGAACAAGCGCGACCGCGGCTTTGACCTGTGCATCTACATGCTCGGCGCCGACCACCACGGTTACGTGGCCCGTCTAAAGGCAGCAGCGGCAGCCATGGGCGACGACGCCGACCGCGTCGAGGTGCTCATCGGCCAGATGGTCAACCTGGTCCGGGACGGCAAGCCGATCCGCATGTCCAAGCGCGCCGGCACCGTTGTCACCATGGAAGACCTCGTTGAGGTTGTGGGCACCGACGCCGCCCGCTACTCCCTGGCCCGCTTCTCCAGCGACTCCAACATTGACATCGACCTGGACGTGCTGACCAAGAAGTCCAACGAGAACCCCGTGTTCTATGTCCAGTACGCGCACGCCCGCACCAGCGCCGTGGGCCGCAACGCCGCAGCCGCCGGCGTGGAGCGCACCGCCTTCGACGCCGCCGCCCTGAGCCACGCAACCGAGTCCGAGCTCCTCGCCGTCCTCGGCCAGTACCCCGGCGTGCTGGCCCAGGCCGCCGGCTTCCGCGAACCGCACCGCGTGGCCCGCCACCTGGAAGTCATCGCCGGCGCCTACCACCGCTGGTACGACGCCTGCCGCGTCACCCCCATGGGCGAGGAAGCCGTCACGGACACCAACCGCACGCGCCTCTGGCTCAACGACGCCGTGGGCCAGGTCCTCGCCAACGGCCTGTCACTGCTGGGCGTCTCCGCACCGGAACGGATGTAA
- a CDS encoding PadR family transcriptional regulator, which produces MSVKHALLALLSWKPSTMYQLRKDFDASTGETWPLNIGQVSTTLQRLERDGLVEQVAALEGEPEPWRLTAGGLREVQEWWHSPVPRETPGRDELVIKLALAVTVPGVDVAELVQRQRSATLRVLHDITKVRRGVDEGDIAVRLVLDNHIFTTEAELRWLDDVEGTLLSAQARATADGTVAQVPAEPQAQVSAKTVKAGGKR; this is translated from the coding sequence ATGTCCGTCAAGCACGCACTGCTTGCCCTGCTGTCGTGGAAGCCGTCCACCATGTACCAGCTGCGGAAGGACTTTGATGCTTCCACTGGTGAAACCTGGCCGCTGAATATTGGCCAGGTGTCCACCACGCTCCAGAGGCTTGAACGCGACGGGCTGGTTGAGCAGGTTGCCGCTCTGGAGGGGGAGCCGGAGCCGTGGCGGCTGACGGCCGGCGGCCTCCGTGAGGTTCAGGAGTGGTGGCACAGCCCAGTGCCCAGGGAGACTCCGGGACGTGATGAGCTGGTGATCAAGCTGGCGCTCGCCGTCACCGTTCCCGGCGTCGATGTTGCCGAGCTGGTCCAGCGCCAGCGATCGGCCACCCTGCGTGTCCTGCACGACATCACCAAGGTGCGGCGCGGCGTGGATGAAGGAGACATTGCTGTTCGGCTGGTCCTGGACAACCACATCTTCACCACCGAGGCGGAACTGCGCTGGCTCGACGACGTTGAAGGGACTCTCCTGAGTGCACAAGCCCGAGCGACTGCGGATGGCACGGTCGCACAAGTGCCTGCCGAGCCCCAAGCCCAGGTTTCCGCCAAGACGGTGAAGGCGGGCGGCAAGCGATGA
- the thrB gene encoding homoserine kinase, producing the protein MTAPLLKTPSAGAAATVRVPGTSANLGPGFDSLGLAVSLYDTLTVTALDVPQLEFELSGEGVAELPRDASHLVVKTMDLAWARLGYARVGLRIAADNVLPHGRGLGSSASAIVAAVMAANALVAPEDRQDSSWVLQLASELEGHPDNVAPAIFGAVAISWEEGGRYASARLAPSEQVIPVVAIPDVELKTERARGMLPAAVPHADAAANSGRAALLMHALTAEPSLLLAGTRDYLHQDYRAEAMPGSAALVTQLRAEGFAAFISGAGPTVMVLANGAAAADAAVARITEWGSGTESAENSGVSWRVSRLQVDREGAKVEVHP; encoded by the coding sequence ATGACTGCACCGCTTCTGAAAACACCGTCCGCCGGGGCCGCCGCCACAGTGCGCGTCCCCGGCACCAGCGCCAACCTCGGCCCGGGGTTTGACTCGCTGGGCCTGGCGGTGTCGCTGTACGACACCCTCACCGTCACGGCGCTGGATGTCCCGCAGCTCGAGTTCGAGCTCAGCGGGGAGGGGGTGGCTGAGCTGCCCCGCGACGCCAGCCACCTCGTGGTGAAGACCATGGACCTGGCATGGGCGCGCCTGGGCTACGCCCGGGTGGGCCTGCGGATCGCCGCGGACAACGTCCTCCCGCACGGCCGCGGACTGGGCTCATCGGCCTCCGCCATCGTGGCTGCCGTCATGGCTGCCAATGCGCTGGTGGCCCCGGAAGACCGCCAGGACAGCAGCTGGGTGCTGCAGCTCGCCTCGGAGCTGGAGGGGCACCCGGACAATGTCGCCCCGGCAATCTTTGGGGCAGTGGCCATTTCCTGGGAGGAAGGCGGACGGTACGCCAGTGCCCGGCTCGCGCCGTCGGAGCAGGTCATACCCGTGGTGGCCATTCCCGATGTTGAACTGAAGACCGAGCGTGCCCGCGGCATGCTGCCGGCCGCCGTGCCCCATGCCGATGCCGCAGCAAACTCCGGCCGGGCGGCGCTGCTGATGCATGCCCTGACGGCGGAGCCGTCGCTGCTGCTGGCCGGCACGCGCGACTACCTCCACCAGGACTACCGGGCGGAAGCCATGCCCGGCAGCGCCGCGCTCGTGACGCAACTGCGGGCCGAAGGCTTCGCAGCCTTCATTTCCGGGGCCGGCCCCACTGTCATGGTGCTGGCCAACGGAGCTGCAGCCGCCGACGCGGCGGTGGCCCGCATCACAGAATGGGGGAGCGGGACGGAAAGCGCCGAGAATTCCGGCGTGTCTTGGCGGGTTTCGCGGCTCCAGGTGGACCGTGAAGGTGCTAAAGTGGAAGTGCATCCGTAG
- a CDS encoding homoserine dehydrogenase, which yields MSATKTLKVALLGAGNVGSQVARILLDDADTLAARTGARLELAGIAVRNVDAPREVELPRELYTTDASALVRGADIVIELMGGLEPARTLILEAIEHGATVVTGNKALLAVDGPALYEKADAAGVQLSYEAAVAGAIPILRPITDSLAGDKITRVMGIVNGTTNFILDAMDSTGAEFSDALAEATRLGYAEADPTADIEGHDAAAKGAILASLAFHTRFALEDVHCEGITGVTAGDIASAKEAGYVIKLLAIAEKIQKTDDAGLPTSGVSVRVHPTLIPREHPLGAVRGAFNAVFVEAENAGELMFYGAGAGGSPTASAIMGDVVSAARRLVLGGPGRTDSTIEVLPVLPIKAVATRYYIGMDAADEPGVLSKIAALFAENGVSIETMRQTVHREPGEVEGPGSAELRIVTHRAGEAALAATVEAINGLDIINSITSVLRVEGV from the coding sequence GTGTCCGCCACCAAGACCTTGAAAGTGGCGCTGCTTGGCGCCGGCAACGTGGGTTCGCAGGTTGCCCGCATCCTGCTCGACGACGCCGACACCCTGGCAGCCCGCACGGGCGCCCGGCTGGAGCTCGCCGGCATTGCCGTGCGCAACGTGGATGCGCCCCGCGAGGTGGAGCTGCCGCGGGAGCTCTACACCACCGACGCCTCGGCGCTGGTGCGCGGCGCCGACATCGTGATTGAGCTGATGGGCGGCCTGGAACCGGCCAGGACGCTGATCCTGGAAGCAATTGAGCACGGGGCCACCGTGGTCACCGGCAACAAGGCGCTGCTGGCAGTTGACGGCCCGGCCCTCTACGAGAAGGCCGACGCCGCCGGCGTCCAGCTCTCCTACGAGGCCGCCGTGGCCGGTGCCATCCCCATCCTGCGCCCCATCACGGATTCGCTGGCCGGGGACAAGATCACCCGTGTCATGGGCATCGTCAACGGCACCACCAACTTCATCCTCGACGCCATGGACTCCACTGGCGCCGAGTTCTCCGACGCCCTGGCCGAGGCCACGCGCCTGGGCTACGCCGAGGCCGATCCCACCGCAGACATCGAGGGCCACGACGCCGCCGCCAAGGGCGCCATCCTCGCCTCACTTGCCTTCCACACGCGCTTCGCGCTGGAAGACGTGCACTGCGAGGGCATCACCGGGGTCACCGCCGGCGACATCGCCTCCGCCAAGGAGGCCGGCTACGTCATCAAGCTCCTCGCGATCGCCGAGAAGATCCAAAAGACTGACGACGCCGGTCTGCCCACCTCGGGCGTGAGCGTGCGCGTGCACCCCACCCTGATTCCCCGCGAGCACCCGCTGGGTGCCGTGCGCGGCGCGTTCAACGCCGTGTTTGTCGAAGCCGAAAACGCCGGGGAACTCATGTTCTACGGCGCCGGCGCGGGCGGCTCGCCCACGGCGTCGGCCATCATGGGCGACGTTGTCTCGGCGGCCCGCCGCCTGGTCCTGGGCGGCCCGGGCCGCACCGATTCCACCATTGAGGTGTTGCCGGTGCTGCCGATCAAGGCAGTGGCCACGCGCTACTACATCGGCATGGATGCGGCCGACGAGCCCGGCGTGCTGTCCAAGATTGCGGCACTGTTTGCCGAGAACGGCGTCTCGATCGAGACGATGCGCCAGACGGTGCACCGTGAACCCGGGGAGGTTGAGGGCCCCGGCTCCGCCGAACTGCGCATTGTTACGCACCGAGCCGGCGAAGCTGCACTGGCAGCAACGGTTGAGGCCATCAACGGCCTTGACATCATTAATTCAATTACAAGTGTCTTGAGGGTGGAGGGAGTCTGA
- the lysA gene encoding diaminopimelate decarboxylase, with protein sequence MSNNVAGVELAPEWLPAAGNLNELAAAVWSHDVERGQGGELTISGVPVSALKAQYGTPLFVMSEDDFRRRARMFKDAFDEAFADICGGVDVYYAGKAFLSTEVARWVDSEGLRLDTCSGGELAVAARAGLKGENLGLHGNNKSAAEINRALDMGLGRIVVDSLHELKRVADIAAARGEKANVMLRLTPGVHAHTHESIATAHEDQKFGLSFIAEDPEAPGISAAEAAAKLAVEAESINFLGFHAHIGSQIFEAEGFEIAARKLLAFTHEIQEKYGVTLPELDLGGGYGIAYTAVDTPRPAAEVAQAMAAVVRETCAELGMNAPKISIEPGRAIVGSTTFTLYETGTLKTVQVEVDGQESVTAPRRYVSVDGGMSDNARPVLYDADYTAVLAGRSADAAPALSRVVGKHCESGDIVVRDVYLPNDVAAGDLLAVPGTGAYCWALASNYNYVPRPPVVAVSNGAARLIVRGETEDDLLARDLGA encoded by the coding sequence ATGAGCAACAACGTCGCCGGCGTCGAGCTGGCCCCCGAATGGCTGCCTGCCGCCGGAAACCTGAATGAGCTGGCCGCCGCTGTTTGGTCGCACGACGTCGAACGCGGCCAGGGCGGTGAGCTCACCATCAGCGGTGTTCCGGTCAGCGCTCTAAAGGCGCAGTATGGCACGCCCCTGTTTGTCATGAGCGAGGACGACTTCCGCCGGCGCGCCCGCATGTTCAAGGACGCCTTCGACGAGGCGTTCGCCGACATCTGCGGCGGCGTGGACGTCTACTACGCCGGCAAGGCGTTCCTGTCCACTGAGGTCGCGCGCTGGGTCGACTCCGAGGGGCTGCGCCTGGACACCTGCTCCGGCGGCGAACTGGCAGTTGCCGCCCGTGCCGGGCTGAAGGGCGAAAACCTGGGCCTGCACGGCAACAACAAGTCCGCGGCAGAGATCAACCGCGCATTGGACATGGGGCTGGGCCGCATCGTTGTGGACAGCCTGCACGAGCTCAAGCGCGTCGCGGACATCGCGGCGGCACGCGGGGAAAAGGCCAACGTCATGCTGCGCCTGACCCCCGGCGTGCACGCCCACACCCACGAATCCATCGCCACGGCGCACGAGGACCAGAAGTTCGGCCTGAGCTTCATCGCCGAGGACCCGGAAGCCCCGGGCATCAGCGCAGCGGAGGCTGCCGCCAAGCTGGCGGTGGAAGCCGAAAGCATCAACTTCCTGGGCTTCCACGCCCACATCGGCTCGCAGATATTTGAGGCCGAGGGCTTCGAGATTGCAGCCCGCAAGCTGCTGGCCTTCACCCACGAGATCCAGGAAAAGTACGGCGTCACGCTGCCGGAACTGGACCTGGGCGGCGGCTACGGCATCGCCTACACCGCGGTGGACACCCCCCGCCCGGCGGCAGAAGTCGCCCAGGCGATGGCCGCCGTCGTCCGCGAAACGTGCGCGGAACTGGGGATGAACGCCCCGAAGATTTCCATCGAACCGGGCCGCGCAATCGTCGGTTCCACCACGTTCACCCTCTATGAGACCGGCACGCTGAAAACCGTCCAGGTTGAGGTGGACGGCCAGGAAAGTGTGACGGCGCCGCGGCGTTATGTGTCGGTGGACGGCGGCATGAGCGACAACGCCCGCCCGGTGCTCTACGACGCGGATTACACGGCAGTTTTGGCCGGCCGCAGCGCCGATGCCGCCCCCGCGCTGTCCCGAGTGGTGGGCAAGCATTGCGAGAGTGGTGACATTGTTGTTAGAGATGTATATCTGCCCAACGACGTGGCGGCCGGGGATTTGCTTGCAGTCCCCGGAACGGGCGCGTACTGCTGGGCACTGGCCAGCAACTACAACTACGTGCCCCGTCCGCCCGTTGTCGCCGTCTCAAACGGCGCCGCACGCTTGATCGTGCGGGGCGAAACAGAAGACGATTTGCTGGCACGCGATTTAGGGGCCTAG
- a CDS encoding CynX/NimT family MFS transporter, with translation MKMHQKAWLFALAIILTALTLRAAVTVVPPLISTINNDLPLTAATIGILGMLPTAAFGLFGFLTPYVIRWASLEKLVVIAILVGIVGQVARVLAPNTPLFLIFSVIAFGGLGAGNVLLPPLVKKYFPGKIGLMTALYVTAISIGTALPAQLAVPVADATSWQFSLASWAGLSALALIPWLVALFSPRTTADPAAAPGPPAAVAGQGAAAGEPQLQVVSTPPAPAPKMNLWKSPTAWGLTFMFGCTSLNTYALFAWLPEILTEAGLDRAHAGSMLALFAALGLPLSLGIPLIAAKMRNPFPAVLVMLGCFVAGYLGLLLSPAEGTWLWVSLAGLGPGTFPLSLLLINHRTRTQLGAGALSGFSQGMGYTLACTGPLFFGLLRQWTGSWTVPFLFLFATLALLGTGAWIICRPKMLEDDFAPHPAA, from the coding sequence ATGAAAATGCATCAAAAGGCGTGGCTTTTCGCGCTGGCCATCATTCTCACGGCGCTGACATTGCGCGCCGCCGTAACGGTCGTGCCGCCGCTGATCTCCACCATCAACAACGACCTTCCGCTCACCGCCGCCACCATCGGCATCCTCGGCATGCTCCCCACCGCGGCATTTGGCCTGTTCGGTTTCCTGACCCCGTACGTCATCCGCTGGGCGTCGCTGGAAAAGCTGGTCGTCATCGCCATCCTGGTCGGCATCGTCGGACAGGTTGCCCGGGTCCTGGCACCCAACACGCCGCTGTTCCTCATTTTCTCCGTGATCGCCTTTGGCGGCCTTGGCGCCGGCAACGTCCTGCTGCCGCCGCTGGTGAAGAAGTACTTCCCCGGCAAGATCGGCCTCATGACGGCGCTCTACGTCACCGCCATCTCCATCGGCACAGCACTGCCCGCGCAGCTCGCGGTCCCCGTCGCCGACGCCACGAGCTGGCAATTCTCCCTCGCCTCCTGGGCAGGCTTGAGCGCACTGGCGCTCATTCCGTGGCTTGTCGCTCTCTTCTCCCCTCGCACGACGGCGGACCCCGCCGCCGCGCCCGGCCCGCCTGCCGCTGTGGCCGGGCAGGGCGCTGCCGCCGGGGAACCGCAGCTGCAGGTGGTTTCCACTCCGCCCGCCCCGGCGCCAAAAATGAACCTGTGGAAGTCGCCCACGGCCTGGGGTCTGACGTTCATGTTTGGCTGCACGTCGCTAAACACCTATGCGCTTTTTGCCTGGCTGCCGGAAATCCTCACCGAGGCCGGGCTCGACCGCGCCCATGCCGGATCCATGCTGGCGTTGTTTGCCGCACTCGGCCTGCCGCTGAGCCTGGGCATCCCCCTCATTGCGGCAAAGATGCGCAACCCGTTCCCGGCCGTGCTGGTCATGCTGGGCTGCTTCGTTGCGGGCTACCTGGGGCTGCTCCTGTCTCCGGCCGAGGGGACATGGCTGTGGGTGTCACTGGCGGGGCTGGGCCCCGGCACCTTCCCGCTGTCCCTGCTGCTGATCAACCACCGCACGCGCACGCAGCTGGGAGCCGGCGCCCTGTCGGGGTTCAGCCAGGGCATGGGCTACACGCTGGCTTGCACGGGGCCGCTGTTCTTTGGCCTGCTCCGCCAGTGGACCGGCTCGTGGACGGTGCCGTTCCTGTTCCTTTTCGCCACGCTGGCACTCCTCGGCACCGGGGCTTGGATCATTTGCCGGCCCAAGATGCTCGAGGACGACTTCGCCCCGCACCCGGCAGCCTGA
- a CDS encoding endonuclease/exonuclease/phosphatase family protein, with protein sequence MTLLHERHAATAAPRPRTRAGLFVVACSLGLALLLLAHSWLPDIAGLGLIIDSGLIWLGALIPLLAGAALAVRQKRAAAAVLVPAVVWSLLFVPGMIPLEWTAPAASGHSVTVASQNLRAQAGTAAESAGALAASGAQVVALQEIDGASRNSVGAVLDPAYQYSYRIGTVGLWSIYPISNAQPQDLGLGWNRALSADLETPAGLVRIYVVHAASARPSQHAERDTMLAALAEIVAADTSERIIAVGDFNAATTDRNFAPLTQLLSEPDIDGGLAGFTWPVSPFPVARLDHLLQRGMAATSNEVFQAGASDHLAIRTTLNL encoded by the coding sequence ATGACATTGCTTCACGAACGGCACGCGGCAACCGCCGCACCCCGGCCCCGCACCCGGGCGGGCCTGTTCGTCGTCGCATGCTCCCTCGGCTTGGCACTCCTGCTGTTGGCGCACTCGTGGCTGCCCGACATTGCAGGGCTGGGCCTGATCATCGATTCCGGATTGATATGGCTGGGCGCCCTCATCCCCCTGCTGGCAGGTGCCGCGCTCGCGGTCCGGCAGAAGCGTGCTGCCGCCGCGGTTCTGGTGCCGGCGGTGGTGTGGTCGCTGCTTTTTGTCCCCGGAATGATTCCGCTGGAGTGGACCGCACCCGCGGCTTCGGGACACTCCGTGACGGTGGCCAGCCAAAACCTCCGGGCACAGGCCGGAACCGCCGCCGAATCGGCAGGCGCACTGGCCGCTTCAGGTGCCCAGGTGGTGGCGCTGCAGGAAATCGACGGCGCCTCCCGCAACTCAGTTGGCGCCGTGCTCGACCCCGCCTACCAATACTCCTATCGCATCGGCACGGTGGGCCTGTGGAGCATCTACCCCATCAGCAATGCACAACCGCAGGACCTGGGCCTGGGCTGGAACCGGGCACTTTCCGCCGACCTCGAAACTCCCGCCGGGCTGGTCCGCATCTACGTAGTCCATGCAGCATCAGCACGCCCATCCCAGCACGCCGAACGGGACACCATGCTGGCGGCCCTTGCCGAGATCGTTGCGGCAGACACCAGCGAGCGGATCATCGCCGTGGGCGACTTCAACGCAGCAACCACAGACCGCAACTTCGCCCCGCTCACCCAGCTGCTGAGCGAACCCGACATCGACGGCGGACTGGCCGGCTTCACGTGGCCGGTCTCGCCTTTTCCCGTAGCAAGGTTGGACCACCTGCTGCAGCGGGGCATGGCCGCAACGTCCAACGAAGTGTTTCAGGCCGGTGCCAGCGACCACCTGGCCATCCGAACGACGCTGAACCTTTAG
- the thrC gene encoding threonine synthase produces the protein MAHQWRGVVREYAERLPVTAETRIITLGEGGTPLVYAQQLSALTGSKVYLKVEGMNPTGSFKDRGMTMAMTAAVAAGAKAVVCASTGNTSASAAAYAKAAGLTCAVLVPEGKISMGKLSQAVAHGATILQVDGNFDNCLDVARKLADSYPVFLVNSVNPARIEGQKTGAFEVVDALGDAPDYHVLPVGNAGNISAYWRGYKEYCAPYESAENGTLPAVSTHTPIMWGFQAAGAAPFVAGHPITEPDTIATAIRIGNPASWDMAIAARDESGGVIEAVTDEEILAAHRWLSAKEGVFVEPGSAAGVAGIIKKHAAGEVPAGKTIVITVTGHGLKDPDWALKNADGSAAQPQSVPFDVVTVANALGLTD, from the coding sequence ATGGCTCACCAGTGGCGCGGGGTTGTCCGCGAATATGCAGAGCGTTTGCCGGTAACGGCAGAAACCAGGATCATCACCCTGGGCGAGGGCGGCACACCGCTCGTGTACGCCCAGCAGCTGTCGGCCCTGACCGGGTCCAAGGTGTACCTGAAGGTGGAGGGCATGAACCCCACCGGATCGTTCAAGGACCGCGGCATGACCATGGCCATGACGGCCGCCGTTGCAGCCGGTGCCAAGGCTGTTGTGTGCGCCTCCACCGGCAACACCTCGGCCTCGGCCGCAGCCTACGCCAAGGCCGCCGGACTGACGTGCGCCGTGCTGGTTCCCGAGGGCAAGATCTCCATGGGCAAGCTGAGCCAGGCCGTGGCGCACGGCGCCACCATCCTGCAGGTCGACGGCAACTTCGACAACTGCCTGGACGTGGCCCGCAAGCTGGCCGATTCCTACCCGGTGTTCCTGGTCAACTCGGTCAACCCGGCCCGCATCGAGGGCCAGAAGACCGGTGCCTTTGAAGTGGTCGACGCCCTCGGCGACGCCCCCGACTACCACGTGCTGCCCGTGGGCAACGCAGGCAACATCAGCGCCTACTGGCGCGGGTACAAGGAATACTGCGCACCGTACGAGTCCGCCGAGAACGGCACGCTTCCCGCCGTCTCCACGCACACTCCCATCATGTGGGGCTTCCAGGCCGCCGGTGCCGCACCGTTCGTTGCCGGCCATCCGATCACCGAGCCCGACACGATCGCCACGGCCATCCGCATCGGCAACCCGGCGTCCTGGGACATGGCCATTGCCGCGCGCGACGAGTCCGGCGGAGTCATCGAGGCCGTCACCGACGAGGAAATCCTTGCCGCACACCGCTGGCTCTCGGCGAAGGAAGGCGTGTTTGTTGAGCCCGGCTCCGCAGCAGGCGTCGCCGGCATCATCAAGAAGCACGCTGCCGGCGAGGTTCCTGCCGGCAAGACGATCGTCATCACCGTCACCGGCCACGGCCTGAAGGACCCCGACTGGGCCCTGAAGAACGCCGACGGCAGCGCGGCACAGCCCCAGTCCGTGCCGTTCGACGTCGTCACGGTCGCCAATGCGCTCGGCCTGACGGACTAG
- a CDS encoding GH1 family beta-glucosidase, with protein MNKPAFPQFPSDFVWGVSTASYQIEGAVREGGRGPSTWDAFVAEPGRIVNGDTGEIACDHYHRYPEDTALMKELGVDAYRFSFSWSRIQPGGKGAVNAVGLGFYDKLVDGLLEAGITPSPTLFHWDTPLELEQAGGWLSRDTAERFAEYAQIVGGHFADRIPRWITINEPVVLTMLGYGAGIQAPGLSLGFDALPAAHHLLLAHGLGVQALRSAGASNIGIANNHAVTWPASEHEEDLQAAGLYDNIANWVFADPILKGAYPEELAPFLPPIPEGDLDIISTPIDWYGINTYNPTLVGAPTSGEAALVDGHELDDSLPFSLRELEGYPRTDFDWPVVPEAFTELLLGFKERYGEKLPPIYITENGAAINDGPDSEGRVRDLRRIEYTDAHLRALKSAMDAGVDVRGYFHWSLMDNFEWAVGFSQRFGLIHIDYETQKRTPKDSYYWYQELIRSTKGPGG; from the coding sequence ATGAACAAGCCTGCTTTCCCACAGTTCCCGTCCGACTTTGTCTGGGGCGTGTCCACTGCCTCCTACCAGATTGAAGGCGCAGTCAGGGAAGGGGGCCGGGGCCCCTCCACCTGGGACGCATTCGTGGCAGAGCCCGGCCGGATCGTCAACGGCGACACCGGTGAGATTGCCTGCGACCATTACCACCGCTACCCCGAAGACACCGCCCTGATGAAGGAATTGGGTGTTGACGCATACCGGTTCAGTTTCTCCTGGTCTCGCATCCAGCCGGGCGGCAAAGGTGCGGTGAACGCCGTCGGGCTTGGCTTTTACGACAAGCTGGTGGACGGCCTGCTGGAAGCCGGCATCACGCCCAGCCCCACATTGTTCCACTGGGACACGCCCTTGGAGCTGGAGCAGGCCGGCGGCTGGCTGAGCCGGGACACGGCCGAACGCTTTGCGGAATATGCGCAGATTGTGGGCGGACACTTTGCGGACAGGATTCCGCGCTGGATCACCATCAACGAGCCGGTGGTGCTGACCATGCTGGGCTACGGCGCCGGCATCCAGGCCCCCGGGCTCTCCCTCGGCTTTGATGCACTGCCCGCAGCCCACCACCTGCTGCTGGCCCACGGGCTGGGCGTGCAGGCGCTGCGCTCGGCGGGTGCTTCCAACATTGGCATCGCCAACAACCACGCCGTCACGTGGCCGGCCAGCGAGCATGAGGAAGACCTCCAGGCAGCCGGGCTCTACGACAACATCGCCAACTGGGTCTTCGCCGACCCCATCCTCAAGGGCGCCTACCCGGAGGAACTGGCACCTTTCCTGCCGCCGATCCCCGAAGGCGACCTGGACATCATTTCCACACCGATCGACTGGTACGGCATCAACACCTACAACCCCACGCTGGTGGGTGCGCCAACGTCCGGCGAGGCCGCGCTGGTCGACGGGCACGAGCTCGACGACTCCCTGCCGTTCTCCCTGCGGGAGCTGGAGGGCTACCCCCGCACCGATTTCGACTGGCCAGTGGTCCCCGAGGCCTTCACCGAACTGCTGTTGGGCTTCAAGGAACGCTATGGCGAGAAGCTGCCGCCCATCTACATCACGGAGAACGGCGCCGCCATCAATGACGGACCGGACAGCGAAGGGCGGGTGCGGGACCTGCGCCGCATCGAATACACGGACGCCCACCTGCGGGCGCTGAAGTCCGCCATGGACGCCGGAGTGGACGTGCGCGGCTACTTCCACTGGTCGCTCATGGACAACTTTGAATGGGCCGTGGGCTTCTCCCAGCGCTTCGGACTCATCCACATCGACTACGAGACACAGAAGCGCACTCCCAAGGACTCCTACTACTGGTACCAGGAGCTGATCCGCAGCACGAAAGGGCCCGGCGGGTAG